Proteins co-encoded in one Dehalobacter sp. genomic window:
- a CDS encoding PhoH family protein: protein MRNESKLNLKDKDEALNLFGLEDVNLRFLEERLGCQIVFRSEEMTISGEEQQVKLAEAVLKQLLDLIRKGNTLTLADVTYVVSQVEEGSVKDMAQNLTHIIATTQRGRPIKPKTLGQAKYVKAIAKDSLVFGIGPAGTGKTYLAVVMAVKALRAKEVNRIVLTRPAVEAGEKLGFLPGDLQEKVNPYLRPLYDALYDLLGPETTARYIEKGTIEIAPLAYMRGRTLDDSFIILDEAQNTSPEQMKMFLTRLGFASKAVVTGDITQVDLPRGNYSGLIEVQHILKGIGDISFHYFTLDDIVRNPLVQSIIHAYDAQDIKEDKQSGKD from the coding sequence TTGCGTAATGAATCGAAACTAAACCTGAAAGACAAAGATGAAGCATTAAACCTGTTCGGTCTCGAGGATGTCAACTTAAGATTTCTGGAAGAGCGTCTTGGTTGTCAGATTGTTTTTCGCAGTGAAGAGATGACGATTTCAGGTGAAGAACAACAGGTCAAGCTTGCCGAAGCAGTCCTCAAACAGCTTCTGGACTTAATTCGGAAAGGCAATACACTGACTCTGGCCGATGTAACTTATGTTGTTTCCCAGGTGGAAGAGGGCAGCGTGAAGGATATGGCTCAAAACCTCACCCATATCATCGCGACGACGCAAAGGGGGCGGCCGATTAAACCCAAGACGCTCGGACAGGCCAAGTATGTTAAAGCCATTGCCAAGGATTCACTCGTCTTTGGCATCGGACCCGCCGGGACAGGAAAGACCTATCTGGCGGTGGTCATGGCGGTCAAGGCGCTGAGGGCCAAAGAGGTGAACAGGATTGTTCTCACCCGGCCTGCGGTGGAAGCCGGAGAAAAACTCGGTTTTTTGCCCGGGGATTTGCAGGAGAAGGTCAATCCGTACCTCAGGCCGCTCTATGATGCGCTCTATGATCTTCTTGGACCGGAAACGACCGCACGGTATATTGAGAAAGGCACGATTGAGATTGCTCCGTTGGCCTATATGCGCGGGCGTACGCTAGACGATTCATTTATTATTCTGGATGAGGCCCAAAATACATCTCCGGAGCAAATGAAAATGTTTCTGACCAGGCTCGGATTTGCCTCCAAAGCAGTGGTTACCGGTGACATTACTCAGGTTGACCTTCCCCGCGGTAATTATTCAGGGCTGATTGAAGTACAACATATCCTGAAAGGTATCGGAGATATTTCCTTCCATTACTTTACTTTGGACGATATTGTACGTAACCCGCTTGTACAAAGCATTATTCACGCTTACGATGCGCAAGATATAAAAGAGGACAAGCAGTCCGGTAAGGATTGA
- the yqfD gene encoding sporulation protein YqfD yields the protein MFGKFGRYLHGRVTIQAQGKNLAGFINEALKDRIEFYNGKKLTDSFLAEINAADFRRLRKAAKKAGIKINIRNRYGFPFVALRWQKRKGLIFGVFIIIAALTVLSQYVLSISVEGNSRVSADQIIAEAGKAGLNKWVLKSSLDLDQMSKQVQESIPDLVWMTMEERGTNIKIRVVEKTLPQTVLFQGDLLAAKTGYVEDVIVIQGQALIAEGQLVTAGQVLIKAAGGMTEYSFDVSGQNRAKQNATDAPAAKGFVRARVWYSADKIIPMEEDRTEKTANRTNGWGIKINNRVIMIMNQDSPYSDSIQETCTYALPGWRNWRFPVELLKVHYEETQKAHVSRTAAEAKKLAETLAREELKQKLPSGVKVLHDKVRILSSKKGTEHVRVEIETFEDIAVYKK from the coding sequence GCACGGAAGGGTAACCATTCAAGCGCAGGGTAAGAATTTAGCTGGATTTATTAATGAGGCGCTTAAAGACAGGATTGAATTTTATAATGGAAAAAAATTGACGGATAGCTTTTTGGCCGAGATCAATGCCGCAGATTTCAGACGTTTGCGCAAGGCAGCCAAAAAAGCAGGAATCAAAATCAACATCCGGAACAGATACGGGTTTCCGTTTGTAGCGCTACGCTGGCAAAAACGCAAGGGTCTGATTTTTGGTGTTTTTATCATCATTGCAGCACTCACGGTTCTTTCTCAGTATGTACTTTCCATTAGTGTGGAAGGAAACAGCAGAGTTTCAGCGGATCAGATTATTGCTGAAGCCGGGAAAGCCGGCTTAAATAAATGGGTGCTGAAAAGTTCCCTTGACCTTGATCAGATGAGCAAACAAGTTCAAGAGAGCATACCTGACCTGGTCTGGATGACGATGGAAGAGCGCGGAACGAATATCAAAATCAGAGTCGTCGAAAAAACCCTGCCGCAAACTGTTTTATTCCAGGGAGATCTTCTGGCAGCCAAAACAGGCTATGTGGAAGATGTGATCGTCATTCAGGGGCAGGCGCTAATTGCTGAAGGACAGCTGGTTACTGCCGGACAGGTTTTGATCAAGGCTGCAGGAGGAATGACGGAATACAGCTTTGATGTATCTGGTCAGAACAGAGCCAAACAAAACGCGACCGATGCTCCGGCGGCCAAAGGCTTTGTCCGGGCAAGGGTCTGGTACAGCGCGGACAAGATTATTCCCATGGAAGAAGATAGGACGGAAAAGACAGCAAATAGGACCAATGGCTGGGGAATAAAAATAAATAATCGTGTAATAATGATAATGAATCAGGACAGCCCCTATTCAGATTCGATCCAAGAAACCTGCACATATGCATTGCCCGGTTGGAGGAATTGGCGTTTTCCTGTCGAATTGTTAAAAGTACATTATGAAGAAACTCAAAAAGCACATGTAAGCCGTACAGCAGCAGAAGCAAAGAAGCTTGCCGAGACCCTGGCCAGGGAGGAATTGAAACAAAAACTGCCTTCAGGGGTCAAAGTACTGCACGATAAAGTCCGGATCCTTTCATCCAAAAAAGGAACGGAACATGTCAGGGTTGAAATTGAGACCTTTGAAGATATCGCGGTATATAAAAAATAA